A region of the Sporomusaceae bacterium FL31 genome:
TGCTGGTTCAGCATAGCAAATTAGCCCAGGATCTTGGCATTCCTAAGGAAAACATTTTTATTGGCAATATTGGGAATGTGTTTGAGTTTACGCAAGAAAAAGGCGTAATGGCTGGAAAAGTAACGGCAGGTAAAGTACTGGTTGACGGGCTTGGCGTTGGCGATGTAGGAAATATTGTTCTTAGAGATCGCCGTCAGCTATCACAAGATGGTATTATCATTGTTGTCATGACATTGGATAAAGAACGTGGCTGTGTACTGTCCGGTCCGGATATAGTGTCACGCGGATTTGTCTATGTAAGGGATTCCGAACGGCTGATGGAAGAATTAAAAGAAAAAGTTCAGCAGGTAATGGACCGCTATGAGCCAGGCAAAGTGATGGAATGGTCGGTCATCAAATCTGGTGTTCGTGACGCATTAGGCAAGTTTATTTATGAGAAAACCCGCCGACGTCCAATGATTATCCCAATTATCATGGAAGTATAAAGATAAAGAACAGCCAGGTAGTTAATAGCTATCTGGCTGTTCTTATTTATTAATAAATATTAAAATGAAAAAAATTATCATAATTCTGCAATTTAAGAAGTTTTTTGTCGAAAACATAGGACTACAATATAGGACTAATGGCTTAATGGTAAATGCAATAAAATAGGTATAATTGTAAATAAGATAGGAAATGAGCATTTAATTGTTTTTTCCTATTCACTTTAAGTTTATGCTAATCTAAGCATTGCTGATATAAAGCCCAAGGATCTTTTGATATAGCGAGAAAAAGGTAAATCATGTTTTAGTGAGGAGAAAAGATGATGGAAGTTGAAAAAGCGATCGAAACAAGGATACGACTAGAAAATGAGTATAAAGGCGGAGCCAGTTGGTTTTATTGGATTGCTGGAATGTCCATTTTAAATGAAATATTTCTTCAAACCCACGTTGGCTGGAATTTTGCTATAGGACTTGGAATAACGCAGATGATAAATGTGTTATTCCAAAACAATAGTGTGTCGCTGGTAATAACCATCATCTTATCGGGGCTATTCGTATTTTTCGGCAAAGTAGCTCATAGCGGCCACAGATGGGCATTTGTAACAGGTATTGTTTTCTATATTTTGGATGGTACTCTTTTTATTATCGTCAGAGATTATATCGGTGTGGGATTACATGTAGTTGCACTTTGGGGGATATATCGAGGTATGATGGCACATAAGAAACTCATGGAGATAAGCAACAATCAAACCATAAAATCAACTGAAGAAGGGATGTCAGTTTAGGGGAAATGTCAGAGACACAAAGAAATTCTGACCTATCTAAACGAGATCTTATGCATCAAGGGAATTTATCCAGATAACAAATTTATCAATAAAATTATTCTATGTATGTCTATTTGTAAATATTTTAAAATTGCCGAAGGGCAGAGTGAATCTGCTCTTTTGTATTTGAAATGAGGGATTGTGCTTGCAGAGAGTTATTTTGATAACTTTTGGGATGCTGCTGTTTTGTATTATGGCCGTTCATGCTGCTTCAGTACCTACTGATCATGGTGCTGGGAATCAAGGTACTGTGGTTCAGGGCAATGCCTATATTCCCAGAGGTACTATATTACGGGCTCAGTTACTAGAAACATTGGACTCAAAGACCTGCAAACCGGGTGATAAGTTTTCATTCAAGCTGTTACATAATGTTGTTGTGGCTAATACTTTAGTGATCAAACAAGGAACGCTTGGAGAAGGAGTTGTAAAGTCAGTTAAACGTGCTGGCATGTTTGGTCGGGGTGGAGCTATTGAACTAGAGGCTGTAAGTATAAAAACTCGTAATGGAATTGAAGTTCCTTTGACGTTGAAGCAACTCAATGCTGACGGTGGCCATAAGGCCGACTTAGACTGGTATGATAATGCCTCAAGTGCTACGCCGGCTCTGACGATTGGAATCATGAGTGGGATAACTAGTGGCACGGAAGTTCAAATTGCCTCTGGGGCAAAGCTGATGATTACTCTTCCTGCTAATATTGATTTACAGTCAACATTAGCAGAATTGCAAAATACCATAAAAGATGAGCCAGTGACATCTAAGTCTGAGAGTAACAATGTGTCGAATGAGTCACAATCGTTAACTCAATAGCCGTTGCGATCTGGTTTTTATTGTAGGTAATACTACATGAATTCAATAATTATTAAGAAAAAGGAGTATGTTCGTCTATGAAAAAAATCATGCTGTTATTTTTGGTCTTATCGTTTATAATGTCGGTTGTAAGTGCTAATCCGGCGCAAGAATTATCAAATACGATGACCGTCGTTGATGTAATGCCAGGAGATGCGTACATTCCAAAGGGGACGATGATTCCTGGTGAACTTTTAACTGCTGTAAGTTCAGGAAGCAATAAAGCTGGTGATCCAATATCTTTTAAAGTTTTGGAAGATGTTAGAATTGGTGATGTGGTTGTACTTACAAAAGGAACGATTGGGGAAGGCTATGTCAAATCTGCAAAAAAGGCTGGCTTATTTGGTAAAGGCGGTTCCCTTGAACTTGATGCATCTAATGTTACAACAGTAACAGGCGTAGATGTGCCTCTAACAATGGATTTTAGTAAAGTTGGCGGTGATCACCCTGTCGAGTTGAATTATAATAATTCTATTGCAGGTGCTGTTTTGTCAGGCTTAATTCCTGGCAGTAATCAAAAGATTGCCGCTGGAACTAAAATAACAATTTTTGTTCCGGTAAATGTGGACTTGCAGGTAAAAAGCGAGGATTTGACAACAGCCGTGGCAAAATTAAATAACATGCCAGTTGAAGTTGCTGGAAAAGCCTTTATGCAATCTGCTCCGAATAGTGATAATCCCTATGTTGCAGGTACTAAATGGTCATATGCGGGCAGCAATGGAATGATTACCTTTGCAATTAAGGAAGTGGGGAAAAACAAGATAAAAGGAACTTTGACAACGAGTGGCGGTAATTTACTGGCTTTTGATCAAGCGTACGAAGCAAATAAAACAAATCAGTTTATTTCAATTAAGGCAAAAAGCAAAGACGATGGTAAAAGCTATATGATTCAGATGTATTTCAGAACTGATGGTACGATACAATACGTTATTCCAAACTCGCCAAAAGAAGATCGGGAGTCAATTATTTTAAATAAACAATAGTTGTAATTAACTTCAAACGAAGATCGATATCTGCTCGATAATTGCTAGCGTTACTCAAAAAGCAAGAATGATAGAGAAGTGTGCGACAAAAAAAGTACTCAAAAAAATCTTAGCTTGACTCATAAATAAGACCGCTTAGTTCTAAGAACTAAACGGTCTTATTGTTTTAGGTGGGTACGCAAATTCGTTGGAATAGCTAGTTTTTTCCTATTCACATTCGGGTACTGCAGGGATATTTTTACAAAGCGTGTAATATATACCAACAACTAAAGTGAACTTTTTCATTATGCCATTCGTATAGAAGATGAGCTATAAGGTTGGTGGTATTTTGCTCTCAGATGAAGAATTAGCAGCACAAATGCAATTAGGCAGTGAAGAGGCTTTGGAACAGCTTGTTTCACGTTACCACATCGCCATATATAGTTATATAGCAAGGATGAGCGGTGATCATCATGCATCAAGTGATATCGTTCAGGAAATTTTTATTAAATTGTGTAAAGGCATTCGAAAGTATCAGACGGGTTCACCGTTTAAACCCTGGTTGTATCGTATTGCCAGCAATACTTATAAAGATTACTGTAAGACGGCTTATGTCAGAAAAGTCGTGCCAGGACTTGGTCAAATCGACAATGATCCAGTTAATCCGGTAACACCAGAGGAGACTTTTTTGAAAAATTACGAGCGAGAGCAATTTATCCACGCAATCAACAGTCTAAGTGATATTTACCGGGAAATAGTTCTACTGCGGTATTACCAAGAGCTTAAACTGGAGGAAATTGCTATTGTGCTTAATATTCCAACCGGGACAGTTAAATCCAGGCTGTATAATGGGCTGGCTCAATTAAAACAGCGGTTAGCAGCGAAGGAGTTTTAGAATGGATAAACGAAAACAAATTTTGCAGGAGCTTGATCTTGAACTAGAAAAAAAGGAAATGAATAACCTTTTTGCGCAGTTGGATCAATATCATATTAGTCCTCCTTCAATTGAAGACACCCATAGACTGACGACTACCTTAAAATCGGTTTTGGCACAAGAAACTTCTTGTCAAAAAAGGCGCTTTAAAGAGGAAATCAATGATAGCTGCCAAGCCAATAAACTACCAGTTATTCTACAGTTAACCGGTTTACAGACTTCTTTACTAAAGCCATGGTTTATTGTGGGCACGATTGCTATTTTAGTGGGCGGAATGATTTTATCCAGTCTATTTGGCAGTGATGCCACGCGTTTCTTAGTGAGTGCAGCACCGCTTTTAGGACTGCTGACCTTTTATTATGAGTATCGTGCCCAGTTCTATCAGGTCAGTGAGATAGAAGCAGCTTGCCGCTATTCTGCATCCCAGATTGCAATGGCGAGAATTTTGGTGGTTGTTGCCTATAATATCAGCTTGTTTTCCATTGCAAGTTTGTGTATTGATACTGCTATCAATCAAGTATTATGGCAATACATGATGAGCTGGTTGGCTCCAATGGTATTGATCTTGGGAGTAGCGCTCTTCCTATCCTTAAAATTGGGGATAACAGGCGGGTGTTTGACGGCTGGAATCGTCTGGCTTGTGAAAATTACGCTGCTCAATGGAGATGCTGGATTCACTATTTTTTATCCCGGCCTGTCATTGATTAGCAGCAATCTAATCAGTATGACCTTCGGGATTGGGTTAATTGGTTTTTCCGTAATGAAATGGCGGGTGCAGGAATAATCTTTGCAATGAGCGGAAGCAGGCGAGCATCATGATTACACTAAAGCTTGTCAATCTTGAAAAACAGTATCTAATCAATAAAATGGCTTTACAAAATGTTTCTGCTAGTTTTACAGCAGGGCTGCATGTTTTCATTGGCCCAAACGGGGCTGGGAAGACTACTCTATTTCGAATATTAGCTGGTGTATTGAATCCCGGCTTAGGGGATGTTTGGTGGTGCAATCAAAAACTTGGTTCCAATAAGGGGAGTTATAAACAACGTTTAGGGTATTTACCGCAGCATTTCGATTTTTATCCTGATATGTGCGGGAAAGAAATTCTCTATTATATGGCAAAGTTAAAAGGCATTCCACCCGAGTTGCAGACAGCAAGGATTTATGAAATTGCTGAGTTGACCGGTCTTCATCCAGTTTTCAATAAAAAAATTATGGAGTGGTCAACCGGATTGAAACGGCGATTGGGAATTGCTCAGGCAATTCTAAATGACCCAGATATTTTAATCCTCGATGAGCCTATGCTGGGGCTTGATCCACAAGAGAAGCTGTTCTTTTGGGACTATTTCTCCCAGTTGGCAAGGGAGCGGATTGTGCTGATTAGCAGCAACACGCTGACTGATTTTATTACTTTGGGTGATCGATTATTGGTATTGGTGGAAGGAAAAGTTGAATTTGACGGGCAATTTCAAGAGTTTCTAGAAACTGTAACCGGAAAAGTCTGGTCAGTCAGCTTGTCTCTAGAAGCAGCTCAAAGCTTGCAACCGGCTTATGCGATCAGTGCCTTTCATGGGTTGCCTGGTGCTTGTCAAATAAGAATTGTGAGTGACCATTGTCCTGATATTGCGGGAGTAAGACCAGAACAACCAAAGCTTGCTGATGCTTATCATTATCTTGTCGGGTATCGTCACTTCAAGCTAAAGGAGTAATGCTGCTTGATTTTAGAGATGAATCATGTTACAAAAAGCTATTTAGGAAGTCGGCCTGTTTTAGTCAATATTAGCTGTCGTTTGGAGAATGGGCTGATTGGAGTTGTCGGTCCCAATGCCGCAGGCAAAACCACGTTGGTTAAAATTCTCGCAGGAATAGAAAGTCCAACGGCCGGACAGGTATTCTTAAATCAACTGGATTTAAACAATCATAAAAAGCTACTGCATTCGATGTTAGGCTATCTACCGCAAGAATTTGGTTTTTATCAAAATATAACGGGTGAAGACATGCTTGATTATATTGCGGTTTTGAAAGGTCTTCATACTAAAAAAGAACGCCGGTATCAAGTAGATGAAGTCATCGAACTGGTTAACCTTAGAGGAAGTGCCAAAACAAATATTAGCGAATACTCTTTCGGTATGAGACGAAGGCTGGGAATAGCGCAAGCTTTGTTGGGGAATCCCCAAATATTGATATTTGATGAGCCGTTAGAAGGATTGGATCAAAGTGAACAGGTGCGTGTCGGTCAAGTATTTGACGAGCTTGCCCGGCAGCGGTTAGTGATTATTGCAACTCATTTTCTCAATGATTTTGATTATGCTGCCAGATCACTGATGGTGCTGCACCAAGGCAGGCTGTTTTATCACGGCTCAGCAGCTGAGTTGGCCAGGTTGGCAGACGGGGCAGTTTGGGAAGCCGAGACTGACTATGAGCAGCTTGAGCTGATTAAAGATTCCTACCGGATCATGGGTGTACACCACGATGGCGAACGGATGTTAGTTCGGCTGCTGGGTCGTGGAAGGCCACCAGGTAAAGTCAGTGCGATAAAGGCTACCGTGGAGGAAGGATATTTGATGATGATGGATGTTGCTGACCGATGATCCAAACGTGGCAGATTGTGTTATTTGAGCTTAAGTTATACTTTAGTAGTAAAAGCTTTTGGATAATTGCGCTCTTGGCTAACCTTTATACCTGGGCGGCATTTTTTTTCGCAGGACAGGTTATGTCAGGAGTAGCACAGATGTTTATGCCGTTGCTGCTTTTTTTGGCTGCCGAAGTGGTGACACGCGGTAAGCGCGAAAATTTTGCGGCATTGTCTGTCAGTCTTCCTTTTCCCAGTTTTGGTTTGCAACTCGGTCGGGCATTGTCTGTTTTGATTTTATTTGTGCTGCTGGGGCTGGAATTAGTGGGAAGCATGTTAATCGTAGCTGGTACAGCGTTACCGGTGTATGTGAGTTTCTCCGCAGTCGGGGCATTTGTGGTCAAATATTTGCTGGCTTGTATCAATGTGATTGGTGTTACTTTTTTTGCTGCCAGCATTACCAATCATTTGCGCTATCTCTATAGCCTGTTACTCGGCTGGTGGCTTACTGGGATTTTCTTAGCTGGTAATACTGGTACAATACTTCCCATAGAGCTGGCTGCGGTGTCCTTTAGTTCTATTAGTGGTTTTGGGGGCAATCCCTCAGAAGTCTCCGGCCTTTTTCCTAATGAAAAATTAATTCAAGCCATCATGATTGCTCAAACTGTCTTTTCAACAGTGTTATTAGTTGGGGCACTTCTTATTGAAAATATCAGGCAGCAAAAAAGCCAGCATATACTGAAGGTCAATCTCTTAATTTGGATGATGATCTTCACTGCAGGCGGGTGTTTTATTTGGCAAAGCTACCGCGTTAATGATGTGGAAAGCAATGCCGTCATGCGACTTGATGCTGCTGGGCCGCTAGGAATTACTCAGTCTCCTGCTATGGAAGCCAGCGACTATAACTTAATGATCCAGTTGATCGAGAATGAACATTTTCTCAGTGCTAAGGCGCAAATAAAGCTGAAGAAGACAGGGGATGTTACCCCTCGTCTTCTTGAATTTACCTTGCTGGATTATTTAAAAGTAGCACAAGTCATCAATCTGGCTACTGGTGAACCATTAGACTGGCAGCAGCAGGGCACTTATTTGTGTGTCATTCCGCCGGCAAGCTTAACTGATCATAAAGAAGTAAATATCGAAATTACGTATTCTGGTCATGTATGGGAGTGGACAACCGATCTTTATGGCCGACCTGTCGGGTTAGATAATTTTGTTGCTGCCCCAATTACCTATTTGCGCGGCGGTGCGCCATGGTATCCTGTTGTAGGGAGGCAGGCGGTTTATACAGCAAGCCACTACACCTTGCCCTGGTCTAATGAATCGCGACAGGTTATTCAGCGGTCGTCGGTCTTGCATTCTCCAGCCAATGTTCATCTGACCGTTGATATAGATTCAGGAGCAACTGCGATTTCCAATCTTACCCCTCTTGAAAAACAAATCAATGGGAAGCAGCACCAGCAGCAGTTTTTTGCTTCAAACTGTCGCAACGTATTTTTATTAGCCGGGCCTTATGAAGTTGCTGCAATTAACATTGATCAACGGTTCAATGTCGATTTTTATTATTTTCCTGGTCACATTCAGAACCTATCAAGTATTGCCAAAGGTTATTCGCAAATGATCAGCTATTACGAAGGCCTGATACCCCGGGACATGGGGAGCGGTGATGCAATGCCGAAAACCTATGTCATCTTTGAAGCCCCGCGGTTCTTAAGTTATGATAATTTAATGCGCACCAATAATGCCGGATTTACTGATGCTGTACCAATACCCGAAGCAGTGAGTCTGACCAAAGCTCTGCAATCCTCTTGGTGGTCACAGCCGTCTGGACGGGTACTGACACAGGCCCGTATCCTCAACCTTTGGTGGCCAAATTGTTTTAGCCAAGCTCAAGGGACTATTGCTGATGGTTTGGCACTTTATATGTACACCTTGTATATGGAAAGTAAACAAGGGGAAAAGTTCTATCATCAGGCGTCCGAGTATTGGCGAACCTATGATGATCGTACTCCTGAATATGGTGAAGCGTTAAACTTAAGAGGACTGGTTGTACGGGATGTATTTCTGCTGTTGGATACAATACGGCAGTCTAAGTTGGGAGAAGCCGGCGTGAAACAATTTCTACGCCTGATTCACAGCTCCTATCAACATAAACGTAGTATCGAAATAGCGGATATTACAGCTGCATTAGAGGAAATTGGGGCACCGGCTCTGGGGAAAAATAATAGCCGTGACAATTTCCGGGAAATTTGTGAAGATTTAGCGAGAGTACTGGCCAAACAGGAGGATCATCAGCTTCAGGGCACGCTAAGTATCAAGCTGAACTGGGATTTTAGCCCGGAGATTAAAGTATTGCGTTAATTTCGCAGTCATCATAGAAAAACTACAAATCACCGCAGCTCTAATCGGGTTGCGGTGATTTGTAGTTTTTTTAATAAGTTACGAACTAAATGACTAGCCAACTCGTATTAAACATGAATACTAGTTTCAGGTCGTTAGTGTTTTGGTAAAGTTGTGAATTAGAATTAGACAGTGTAGATTTCTTTGCAATGCAAGGCGGAGGAGGGAGGCATACCGGGAGTATGCCGGCTGACGACAACGCAGAAGTGCGAAAAAAGATACGCTGGCTAAGCTAAAATTTAACTTGGTCAAGACACTAGGTTAAATCAAAAATGAAAGGAGTAGGATTGTGGATCGCCGAGAATTTATTAAAATTGCCACTTATGCCGGTCTTGGAACCTTTCTGCTGCCAGGTTGTCATACAGCCAGAACGTCCTTGCCAGAAGAAAGAAATTTATCAGGGAATCAAGGGAATAGTGCAGTTATCAGTGATTTAATTATTGTCCAGGGGAGTCAGCCTGAATCCATGCTGACTAAAGGATTTGAGGCCTTAGGTGGTATTCAAAATTTTGTCAAACCAGGCAATACAGTTGTCGTAAAAGCAAACTTCAGTGTTCCGCGCTTACCGGAAGAAGCTTGTACCACCAATCCCTTGTTGGCCGCTGCATTGATTAAGCTTTGCCGGCAAGCGGGGGCAAAGGAAATCAAAGTGATTGATTATCCTTTTACCAATCCGGTTATTTGCTTAGAAAAAACGGGAATTAAGAAAGCCGTCCTAGAAGCAGGCGGAAAAATCTATACGCTCAATAATGGCCTGGAACGCTATTTTACACCAGTAAAAATTAACGGGCAGGCGCTCCTAGAAGTTGATTACTCTAAAGATGTCTTGGAGGCTGATGTATTTTTTAACCTGCCAATTCTGAAACATCATTATATTACTGATGTAACAATGGGGCTAAAAAATATGATGGGACTGGTATGGGATCGTGGTTACTTTCATACCGGCGAACTCCATCGTTGTATTGCTGAACTAGCAACCGTTAGAAGACCTACCCTGACTATTCTGGAGGCCATTCGCGGAATAACGGCTAATGGGCCGACAGGTCCAGGACCCATTCAGGAATATAACCAATTGATATTTGGTACTGATCCGGTGGCTGTTGATGCCTATGGTGCCACATTATTTGGCAAAAAGCCAGCTAAACTTGACTATTTACGGATAGCAGCCGAAAAAGGAGTCGGCCAGCTGGATTGGGAAAAATTGAATGTGAAAAGAGTATAGTCATGAGACTGCTTACACTTGCTCTTTGGCGCAGAATCATTCCCTGTTTCATGCTGGTAGCCGTTATTATCCTGTTTTGGCGCCACCAGTACCCGCTGCCTGCTGATGCTAATGCCTTACTCTGGTTCTCGCGCCTTGATCCGATCCTCCTGTTGGCGGAGTGGCGATCTACGGGAGTCCTTCCAGGCTGGTTTTGGCTGCCATTCGTGATGATTGCAATCACCTTGGCAGGTGGACGGTTATTTTGTGGCTGGTTATGTCCTTTGGGTGGACTGCTGGCGCAACTTCCACGCCGGTATAGCCGACTGCAATCGATTCCCTGGTTGTATAGCAGTCGCTATGCCTGGCTGCTGTTTACGCTGATGTTATTGCTGGCAGGCAGCAACTGGCCGGTCTTTTTAACACCATTTCATTTGTTAAGCGAGGAACTTTTCCGGCTGTGGAAAGGGACAGTGCCCTGGTTGTTGGCCGGAATTTTATTGAGTGGTATTTTCATTTATCCCCGCTTTTGGTGCAATCACATCTGTCCTACCGGCTTACTGTTAGCGGCAATGGCACGCTGGCGTTCTGGACGTCTGGTGGTTGACAGCGTGTGTAGTCATTGCGGTGTTTGTACTAAAGTGTGCCCGACCCATTCGCTTCAAATCATGGCAGGCCTGGTGGCAGAGGATTGTATGGTATGCGGGCGGTGTTGGCAAGCCTGTCCTCAAGAAGCATTAACTTGGCAGAGTCGCGCTGTCAAAAAAGCGGATGATTACAGTTCTGCCGGTCTATCCCGCCGCCAATTCTTTAAAGGAGGATTCGCCGTTTTTGTCGCTGGAGCTGGCTGGCCATTGCTGCAGCCTTCTTCCGCACCCGCTGTGCTTAGACCACCAGGGGCGGTGGCTGAAGAGGAATTCTTAGCACGCTGTAGTCGTTGCAGCCGGTGTGTGAAGGTCTGTCCAAGCCAGTGTTTAATTCCTATGCCGATAGAAGCAGGGATAACCGCTTTCTTGACTCCTAGCATTATACCCCGTCAGGCTAAATGTGAATTATGCCTGTTATGTCAGGAAGTTTGTCCCACTATGGCCATAGAATCCGTCCCCCTGCAACAGGTAAAGATTGGCTTGGCTATCTTGGATGAGCGAAGGTGTCTGGTCTGGGCTGAAAAAAAACTATGTTTATTATGTCGGGAGCAGTGTCCTGTGCATGCTATTGAAGCAGATGAATATAATCGTCCTTATGTAAATAATAAGCTGTGTGTCGGCTGTGGCGGGTGTGAAAACGGTTGTCCGCTTAAACAAGCAGCCATTGTTGTTCGACCAATCTAGAAATCATAAAGAAGGGGAAATGGAAATGAAGATGAGCAAATGGTTTGGTTTGGTAGTATTAATCTTGCTGATGAGTCTTAGTGCCTTAGTTTCTGCTCAATCCGCCCAAACGTTAGACGTAGAGGCAACCAGTTACATTGTATCTTCACAATGGTTGCCGGCTGGCGATGAAGCCGGACACAGCATTGGGATGCAGCAGCGGGGCGGAAAGGCCAGTTTTAGTGATGGCAGCGTGGCTCAATACAGTACGGTTTCAAATTTTGATTTTCGTCGTGGCAAGGGGGGGAACTCCAGCGGCTATTCCAAGTTTACTTTTGATGATGGAGCCACAATTGTATTTTCCTGGACGGCCAAGATGACTATTGGAGAAGATGGGCTTACTCTTAATGAAGGTCAAGGGATTATCCTGAAAGGGACTGGAAGATTTGCCGGGATTAAAGGAACATCTTCGTTTAGTGGCAGACAACTCAAGTCAGCAGCAGAAGATCCAAAAGGATCTGCGATACAAAATGCTACAATTAGATATACTCTTCCGAAACAATAATAAGCATTTAGTAATTAAACTAGCTGGTCGCAACTTTGTGGCTGGCTAGTACTTTTTTATGAGGCTGACTAAAGCCAACAAGATTAGTGAATATAACGCTTACCCATTGAAGCGTATTTAAGATTCATTCATAAATATCGGCTGGTTCAATATAAATAGCATTAACCCAAATACATGGAGGAGACTGCTGGCAGGGTTAATATTTACGAATGAAAGGGAAGGAAAAATATGATTAGCGATTTTGAAGCTGCAGGCAGGCTGCTAATTGCCTTAGCATTGGGGTCAATCGTTGGGGGTGAACGGCAATGGCGAGGGAAATCTGCCGGATTACGAACCCATGTATTGGTCAGTATGGGTTCGTGTTTACTCATGATTTTATCTCAAAATCTCTATGTGTCAGTACAAGGATTAACGAATGCCGATCCGGCCCGTTTGGCAGCTCAAGTTGTAAGTGGAATCGGCTTTTTAGGGGCTGGTACCATTATGAAAGAAGGACCAACTGTTGTGGGGCTTACCACAGCGGCCACCCTTTGGGTGGTTGCCGCTATTGGGTTGGCAGTAGGCAGTGGCTATATGATTTGTGCACTGATTACCACTGCCCTTTCCTATGCTACGCTCGAATGGTTGTCCAAATTGGTAAGCAAATGCTATGTGTCAACCTGTGATGTCAGTCTGATGATTAAAATCATTGATGCACCGGGGCAACTCAGCAAAATTATTTCTTATTTCGAGGGTAATGAGATTAACATCTGTGATATTCGTATTGCGGACAGGGAAAACAGGATACTAGGCATATGTTTTATGCTGCGAACGAAAGCACCTTGCATTGATGATTTACTGAATGATCTTAATAAGCTTGAGGGGGTTGTTGAGGTCAAGCATGAAGTCGCTTAAGAAAGAAAAGAAGAATTTCAAATATTGGATAATTTTAAGTCTTTTCAAAAGTTATTCTAAAATTGAACA
Encoded here:
- a CDS encoding ABC transporter ATP-binding protein → MITLKLVNLEKQYLINKMALQNVSASFTAGLHVFIGPNGAGKTTLFRILAGVLNPGLGDVWWCNQKLGSNKGSYKQRLGYLPQHFDFYPDMCGKEILYYMAKLKGIPPELQTARIYEIAELTGLHPVFNKKIMEWSTGLKRRLGIAQAILNDPDILILDEPMLGLDPQEKLFFWDYFSQLARERIVLISSNTLTDFITLGDRLLVLVEGKVEFDGQFQEFLETVTGKVWSVSLSLEAAQSLQPAYAISAFHGLPGACQIRIVSDHCPDIAGVRPEQPKLADAYHYLVGYRHFKLKE
- a CDS encoding cation transporter, translating into MISDFEAAGRLLIALALGSIVGGERQWRGKSAGLRTHVLVSMGSCLLMILSQNLYVSVQGLTNADPARLAAQVVSGIGFLGAGTIMKEGPTVVGLTTAATLWVVAAIGLAVGSGYMICALITTALSYATLEWLSKLVSKCYVSTCDVSLMIKIIDAPGQLSKIISYFEGNEINICDIRIADRENRILGICFMLRTKAPCIDDLLNDLNKLEGVVEVKHEVA
- a CDS encoding iron-sulfur protein, yielding MDRREFIKIATYAGLGTFLLPGCHTARTSLPEERNLSGNQGNSAVISDLIIVQGSQPESMLTKGFEALGGIQNFVKPGNTVVVKANFSVPRLPEEACTTNPLLAAALIKLCRQAGAKEIKVIDYPFTNPVICLEKTGIKKAVLEAGGKIYTLNNGLERYFTPVKINGQALLEVDYSKDVLEADVFFNLPILKHHYITDVTMGLKNMMGLVWDRGYFHTGELHRCIAELATVRRPTLTILEAIRGITANGPTGPGPIQEYNQLIFGTDPVAVDAYGATLFGKKPAKLDYLRIAAEKGVGQLDWEKLNVKRV
- a CDS encoding (Fe-S)-binding protein is translated as MRLLTLALWRRIIPCFMLVAVIILFWRHQYPLPADANALLWFSRLDPILLLAEWRSTGVLPGWFWLPFVMIAITLAGGRLFCGWLCPLGGLLAQLPRRYSRLQSIPWLYSSRYAWLLFTLMLLLAGSNWPVFLTPFHLLSEELFRLWKGTVPWLLAGILLSGIFIYPRFWCNHICPTGLLLAAMARWRSGRLVVDSVCSHCGVCTKVCPTHSLQIMAGLVAEDCMVCGRCWQACPQEALTWQSRAVKKADDYSSAGLSRRQFFKGGFAVFVAGAGWPLLQPSSAPAVLRPPGAVAEEEFLARCSRCSRCVKVCPSQCLIPMPIEAGITAFLTPSIIPRQAKCELCLLCQEVCPTMAIESVPLQQVKIGLAILDERRCLVWAEKKLCLLCREQCPVHAIEADEYNRPYVNNKLCVGCGGCENGCPLKQAAIVVRPI
- the sigW_2 gene encoding ECF RNA polymerase sigma factor SigW, with the translated sequence MSYKVGGILLSDEELAAQMQLGSEEALEQLVSRYHIAIYSYIARMSGDHHASSDIVQEIFIKLCKGIRKYQTGSPFKPWLYRIASNTYKDYCKTAYVRKVVPGLGQIDNDPVNPVTPEETFLKNYEREQFIHAINSLSDIYREIVLLRYYQELKLEEIAIVLNIPTGTVKSRLYNGLAQLKQRLAAKEF
- a CDS encoding ABC transporter ATP-binding protein is translated as MILEMNHVTKSYLGSRPVLVNISCRLENGLIGVVGPNAAGKTTLVKILAGIESPTAGQVFLNQLDLNNHKKLLHSMLGYLPQEFGFYQNITGEDMLDYIAVLKGLHTKKERRYQVDEVIELVNLRGSAKTNISEYSFGMRRRLGIAQALLGNPQILIFDEPLEGLDQSEQVRVGQVFDELARQRLVIIATHFLNDFDYAARSLMVLHQGRLFYHGSAAELARLADGAVWEAETDYEQLELIKDSYRIMGVHHDGERMLVRLLGRGRPPGKVSAIKATVEEGYLMMMDVADR